CGCGCCGCTTTGAGGTCGTTGGCGTTGAGGTCCTGCATCTTCTTCTCCGCTATCTCGTCAATCTGTTTCATACTCACCTTGCCGACTTTCACTCTGGGAACATTGGACGAACCCTTCTGTATTTTCGCCGCCTTCTTGAGAAAATACGAAACCGGCGGGGCTTTTATCTCAAGTGAGAAGCTCTTGTCTTTGTAAACTGTTATTACAACCGGAAGCAGCCCCTCTTTCTCTGATGTTTCAGCATTAAAGGCTTTACAGAACTCCATTATGTTGATGCCCTTCTGTCCAAGCGCGGGGCTTATCTGGGGCGAAGGCGCCGCCTTGCCCGCCGGAACCAGCAACTTCAGGTAGCCGTCTATTTCCTTTGCTCCCTTCATACTACATTTGCTCCACTTGGTTAAAGTCCAGTTCTATGGAGGTCGCCCTGCCAAGTATGCTTACGGAAACGAGAACTTTTTCCTTCTCTATGTTGATTTCCTGAATCACCCCGGAAAGATTGACAA
The window above is part of the Candidatus Dadabacteria bacterium genome. Proteins encoded here:
- the rplK gene encoding 50S ribosomal protein L11; amino-acid sequence: MKGAKEIDGYLKLLVPAGKAAPSPQISPALGQKGINIMEFCKAFNAETSEKEGLLPVVITVYKDKSFSLEIKAPPVSYFLKKAAKIQKGSSNVPRVKVGKVSMKQIDEIAEKKMQDLNANDLKAARNIIIGSAMSMGIDVE